The following are from one region of the Stanieria sp. NIES-3757 genome:
- a CDS encoding NmrA family protein — protein sequence MKALVVGATGQTGREIVKQLTKKNIAVKALVRNLETGKQLLPPEVELLVGDVLKSEDLEQALTDCNVLLCATGAKPSLDPTGPYQVDYQGTKNLVNAAKNKGIEHFVIVSSLCVSKFFHPLNLFWLVLFWKKQAEKYIQQSGLTYTIVRPGGLKTADNLDQIVMSSADTLFDGSIPRPKVAQVCVEALFEPAAKNKIVEIVAKPDAQSQSWSELFSQVV from the coding sequence ATGAAAGCATTAGTAGTTGGAGCAACAGGACAAACAGGTAGGGAAATTGTTAAACAATTAACCAAAAAAAATATTGCCGTAAAAGCATTAGTACGGAATTTGGAAACTGGCAAACAATTGCTACCTCCAGAAGTTGAATTATTGGTTGGAGATGTTCTCAAATCAGAAGATTTAGAACAGGCATTAACTGATTGTAACGTTTTATTGTGTGCCACGGGTGCTAAACCTAGTCTCGACCCTACAGGTCCTTATCAAGTTGATTATCAAGGGACTAAAAATTTAGTCAACGCTGCCAAAAATAAAGGAATTGAACATTTTGTCATTGTTTCTTCTTTATGTGTCTCAAAGTTTTTTCATCCCCTTAATTTATTTTGGTTAGTTTTATTTTGGAAAAAACAAGCCGAAAAATATATTCAACAAAGTGGTTTAACTTATACGATTGTGCGACCAGGAGGACTAAAAACTGCTGATAACTTAGATCAAATCGTTATGTCATCAGCGGATACTTTATTTGATGGAAGTATTCCCCGTCCTAAAGTGGCGCAAGTTTGTGTCGAAGCTTTGTTTGAACCAGCAGCGAAAAATAAAATTGTGGAAATAGTAGCCAAGCCTGATGCTCAATCTCAATCTTGGTCAGAATTATTTAGTCAGGTTGTTTAA
- a CDS encoding glycoside hydrolase family 24 produces the protein MQQKTNLIANLGIKLSLVIGLFFVLFNLQGYFSPKRSQFLESYSPTINGTQPLAMKGGDPYIRALMRTITASEANVTQPYHVIYGNKYVADLTRHPELCVPIIAGPNVGNCTTAAGRYQMLDFTWAEKAKSYHPDPDGLLWWKSYSFEPEYQDAVVYGWLKDSQAWGVDIPQLLREGKVEEVLKLLSGTWTSLGYGIETNSMSKYLPQIYQNMLQEELS, from the coding sequence ATGCAGCAAAAAACTAATTTGATCGCCAATCTCGGCATAAAATTAAGTTTAGTGATTGGCTTGTTCTTTGTTTTATTCAATTTACAAGGATATTTCTCTCCAAAGCGATCGCAATTTTTAGAATCTTATTCACCTACAATTAATGGGACTCAACCTTTAGCTATGAAAGGAGGAGACCCTTACATTCGTGCTTTAATGCGTACCATAACTGCTAGCGAAGCGAATGTTACCCAGCCTTATCATGTAATTTATGGAAACAAATATGTTGCAGATTTAACTCGTCATCCTGAATTATGTGTTCCGATTATCGCTGGACCTAATGTAGGTAATTGTACTACGGCAGCAGGACGTTATCAGATGTTGGATTTTACTTGGGCAGAAAAAGCCAAATCCTATCATCCCGATCCTGATGGTTTATTGTGGTGGAAATCTTATAGTTTTGAACCTGAATATCAGGATGCAGTAGTTTATGGCTGGTTAAAGGATTCTCAAGCTTGGGGTGTAGATATTCCTCAATTATTACGAGAAGGCAAAGTAGAAGAGGTATTAAAATTATTGTCAGGTACGTGGACAAGTTTGGGTTATGGAATTGAAACTAATTCTATGAGCAAGTATTTACCGCAAATTTATCAAAATATGTTGCAAGAAGAATTATCTTAA
- a CDS encoding protein serine/threonine phosphatase — MLICPQCEFENPNTNKFCQSCGTTLEPNCDLKQNSNSTFKIATNLNAKVNPQTNLWAIITKLQPLKLENNSTIQLIAANNNSALQISDLTSSASNLQINTVVGDNEPSFPSSTVKSEQLYLDTQNRYRINTNYIEDLNNFIQSSSTLPVIEVAVIDEQVEQKTTLATLQDQQPELFAELADNVNNSYHSVAQYWNLIGVPTQALPYLVLQKFTPTIPQIYDTWQYNEQAVIILPNRNDWLLLTELWTNPELPFQQILWFFNELAKLWIPLSEVGCSQSLLIKGNLRLDEDQSVCLQQLYLDQPDAKPTLQNLVQTWQIWLQESGRQLNQSLEELIKQVIEGTIETVEQLSACLQQLSLKNFEVQTSEVQQNQELESSIITFEENELEDLNDGQLFNEDEEELIPHNDTEDQPTLMLPMQLAEVVDASCTDIGTQRDHNEDFFGIKTEIKKTENAVEKTLAVSGLYIVCDGMGGHEAGEVASTMAVNALEEYFQAHWFNDYLPDAKTIEAGILLANQTLYQTNINYSRSGNSRMGTTMVMALLQDTNLAIAHVGDSRIYRITRQGGLEQLTQDHEVGQREINRGVEPEIAYGRPDAYQLTQALGPRENRHIKPEIKYLEIQEDCLILLCSDGLSDNNLLENHWETYLTPLINSKSNLEQGLFQLIDFANQYNGHDNITGVLVRIKLKPNF, encoded by the coding sequence ATGTTGATTTGTCCCCAATGTGAGTTTGAAAACCCGAATACTAACAAATTTTGTCAAAGCTGTGGAACTACTCTTGAACCTAATTGTGATCTTAAACAGAATAGTAACTCTACTTTTAAAATAGCAACAAACCTGAACGCTAAAGTTAATCCTCAAACTAATCTTTGGGCAATCATTACCAAACTTCAACCATTAAAATTAGAAAATAACAGCACGATACAACTTATTGCTGCTAATAATAATTCAGCTCTGCAAATTTCTGATTTAACCTCATCTGCTTCTAATCTTCAGATCAACACAGTGGTTGGAGATAATGAACCAAGTTTTCCCTCCTCCACTGTCAAAAGTGAGCAACTTTATCTTGATACCCAAAACCGTTATCGCATCAATACCAATTACATCGAAGATTTAAATAACTTCATTCAATCAAGTTCTACTTTGCCTGTAATTGAAGTCGCAGTAATTGATGAACAAGTAGAACAAAAAACAACTTTAGCAACCTTACAAGATCAACAACCAGAGTTGTTTGCTGAATTAGCTGATAATGTTAATAATTCTTATCACTCAGTAGCTCAATACTGGAATTTAATTGGAGTTCCCACTCAAGCACTACCTTATTTAGTGTTACAAAAGTTTACTCCTACCATTCCTCAAATTTATGATACTTGGCAATACAACGAACAAGCAGTGATTATCTTACCCAATCGGAACGATTGGTTATTACTGACCGAGCTATGGACTAATCCCGAGTTACCATTTCAACAAATTTTATGGTTTTTCAATGAATTAGCAAAACTGTGGATTCCTCTGAGTGAAGTTGGTTGTAGTCAAAGTCTACTGATTAAAGGGAACTTGCGTCTCGATGAAGATCAATCGGTCTGTTTACAACAATTATACTTGGATCAACCAGATGCAAAACCTACTCTCCAAAATTTAGTGCAAACTTGGCAAATTTGGCTCCAAGAATCAGGCAGACAACTCAATCAATCATTAGAAGAATTAATTAAACAAGTTATTGAGGGAACAATCGAGACAGTAGAACAATTATCTGCTTGTCTTCAGCAGCTTTCTCTAAAAAATTTTGAAGTCCAAACTTCAGAAGTTCAACAAAATCAAGAATTAGAATCTTCTATTATCACTTTTGAAGAGAATGAACTCGAAGATTTAAATGATGGTCAATTATTCAACGAAGATGAAGAAGAACTAATACCTCATAACGATACCGAAGATCAACCAACTCTTATGTTACCCATGCAATTAGCCGAAGTTGTTGATGCTAGCTGCACAGATATAGGTACTCAAAGAGATCATAATGAAGACTTTTTTGGCATTAAAACCGAAATTAAGAAAACAGAAAATGCAGTGGAAAAAACCCTTGCGGTTTCAGGTTTATATATAGTTTGTGATGGAATGGGAGGACACGAAGCAGGAGAGGTAGCCAGTACTATGGCAGTTAATGCCCTAGAAGAATATTTTCAAGCTCATTGGTTCAATGATTATTTGCCTGATGCCAAAACGATTGAAGCAGGAATTTTACTCGCTAATCAAACTCTTTATCAAACGAATATCAACTATTCTCGTTCTGGTAATAGCAGAATGGGTACAACGATGGTTATGGCATTGTTACAAGACACTAATTTGGCGATCGCTCATGTGGGTGACAGTCGAATTTATCGTATTACTAGACAAGGAGGGTTAGAACAACTTACTCAAGACCACGAAGTCGGACAAAGAGAAATTAACCGAGGTGTTGAACCTGAAATTGCCTACGGTCGTCCTGATGCTTACCAACTTACTCAAGCTTTGGGTCCTAGAGAAAACCGTCATATTAAACCAGAAATTAAATATTTGGAAATTCAAGAAGATTGCCTCATTTTGCTTTGTTCTGACGGTTTGTCTGACAATAATCTCTTAGAAAACCATTGGGAGACTTATTTGACCCCTTTAATTAATTCTAAATCGAATTTAGAACAAGGTTTATTTCAATTAATTGATTTTGCTAACCAGTATAATGGTCACGATAATATTACTGGCGTTTTAGTCAGAATTAAATTAAAACCTAATTTTTAA
- a CDS encoding ABC-1 domain protein, protein MPQQTLSPTSSLEELESLKSLPIDGNEELESSYDEPDADWRYNPDRINNQYHRRPFLVFGRLLNILLPFASYALGLWWDKFRGTSLQNERKRAIQLREILTQLGPAYIKVGQALSTRPDLVSPVYLDELAKLQDQLPSFPNEVAFRFIEEELGKTPDEIYAELSPQPIAAASLGQVYKGKLNTGEEVAVKVQRPDLIRRITLDIYIMRSIANWAQHNLKQIRSNLVAITDELAERIFEEINYMQEGRNAERFKKLYGYLDEIYIPKIYWEYTGRRVLTMEWVTGTKLTNIKEIQAQGINATHLVEVGVECSLRQLLEHGFFHADPHPGNLLAMPDGRLAYLDFGMMSRIKPYQRYGLIEAVVHLVNRDFEALSRDYVKLDFLTPDTDLTPIVPALANVFGNALGASVAELNFKSITDQMSAMMYEFPFRVPAYYALIIRSMVTLEGIAIGIEPDFKVLSKAYPYVAKRLLTDPAPELRASLKDLLFKEEGFRWHRLENLMRNANDSRDYNFDKIIDQVVDFLFSERGAFIRNRIADELVNAIDNLGRRTWFNLSTAFRQQVGLTIQETPPELQEESYTVKHLKNIIGLLQKTPGFDPTRLISVVTKIITKPETHQLGQTVAERLAQKMAARLIRNLLLETSSNPIRTSQRIQPSLPTAAMR, encoded by the coding sequence ATGCCTCAACAGACATTATCTCCAACTTCTTCCTTAGAGGAACTTGAGTCTCTTAAGTCCCTCCCCATCGATGGAAACGAAGAATTAGAATCAAGCTATGATGAGCCAGATGCAGACTGGCGTTACAACCCCGATCGCATTAATAACCAATATCATCGGCGTCCTTTCTTGGTTTTTGGACGGTTACTGAATATTTTGTTGCCTTTTGCTTCTTATGCTTTAGGTTTGTGGTGGGACAAATTTAGAGGCACTTCGTTACAAAATGAGCGAAAAAGAGCAATTCAATTGAGAGAAATTTTAACTCAACTCGGTCCTGCTTATATTAAAGTAGGTCAAGCTCTTTCTACTCGACCAGATTTAGTTTCGCCAGTTTATTTAGATGAACTTGCCAAGTTACAGGATCAATTACCTTCTTTTCCTAACGAAGTAGCTTTTCGTTTCATTGAAGAAGAATTAGGCAAAACTCCAGATGAGATTTATGCAGAATTATCTCCTCAACCAATTGCTGCTGCGTCATTGGGACAGGTTTACAAGGGCAAATTAAACACGGGTGAAGAAGTAGCAGTAAAAGTTCAACGCCCTGATTTAATTCGTCGCATTACTCTTGATATTTACATCATGCGTAGCATTGCTAATTGGGCGCAGCATAATCTTAAGCAAATACGTTCCAATTTAGTTGCTATTACTGATGAGTTGGCAGAGCGCATTTTTGAAGAAATTAATTATATGCAAGAAGGGCGCAATGCAGAAAGATTTAAAAAACTTTATGGTTATTTGGATGAAATCTATATTCCTAAAATTTATTGGGAATATACAGGAAGAAGAGTTCTCACTATGGAGTGGGTAACTGGGACTAAACTTACCAATATCAAAGAAATTCAGGCACAGGGAATTAATGCCACTCATTTAGTTGAAGTAGGGGTAGAATGCTCTCTACGGCAGTTACTAGAACATGGTTTTTTTCATGCCGATCCTCATCCAGGTAACTTACTAGCAATGCCTGATGGCAGACTGGCTTATTTAGATTTTGGCATGATGAGCCGAATTAAGCCTTATCAAAGGTATGGTTTGATTGAAGCGGTTGTTCATTTAGTTAACCGAGATTTTGAGGCATTATCTCGTGATTACGTCAAATTAGATTTTTTGACTCCTGATACAGATCTGACTCCAATTGTCCCTGCTTTAGCTAATGTGTTTGGAAATGCTTTGGGTGCTAGCGTCGCCGAATTAAACTTTAAAAGTATTACCGATCAGATGTCGGCAATGATGTATGAGTTTCCTTTTCGAGTACCTGCTTATTACGCTTTGATTATTCGTTCGATGGTAACCTTAGAAGGGATTGCGATCGGTATTGAACCTGATTTTAAAGTGCTTTCTAAAGCTTATCCTTATGTAGCTAAACGTTTACTGACAGATCCAGCCCCAGAATTAAGAGCTTCATTAAAAGATTTATTGTTCAAAGAAGAAGGATTTCGTTGGCATCGTCTAGAAAACTTGATGCGCAATGCCAATGATTCGAGAGACTATAACTTTGATAAAATTATTGACCAAGTAGTAGACTTTCTCTTTTCGGAACGAGGCGCATTTATTCGGAATCGCATTGCGGATGAATTAGTTAATGCGATCGATAATTTGGGAAGGAGAACTTGGTTTAATCTCTCTACTGCTTTTCGTCAACAAGTGGGTTTAACCATTCAAGAAACCCCACCAGAGTTACAAGAAGAGTCTTATACAGTTAAGCACCTCAAAAATATTATTGGGCTGTTGCAAAAAACTCCTGGTTTCGATCCAACACGTTTAATTTCTGTAGTAACTAAAATTATCACTAAGCCAGAAACTCATCAATTAGGTCAAACAGTTGCGGAAAGATTAGCTCAAAAAATGGCAGCTAGATTGATTAGAAATTTGTTACTAGAAACTAGTTCTAATCCAATTAGAACTTCTCAACGTATACAACCATCTTTACCCACAGCAGCTATGCGTTAG
- a CDS encoding transposase, IS4 family protein, translating to MLTEIIAIYAITDDLLKAMGYSEDCRIVMSDVEVITTALVAAKFFGGNHCSACTYFQEHGLIPKMLSALLFFTAIASIVCTHA from the coding sequence ATGCTTACCGAAATTATAGCTATCTATGCCATCACTGACGATTTGCTCAAAGCAATGGGATACAGCGAAGATTGTCGGATAGTAATGAGTGATGTTGAGGTAATTACAACTGCTCTAGTAGCAGCAAAATTTTTTGGCGGTAATCATTGTAGTGCTTGTACTTATTTTCAAGAACATGGATTGATTCCGAAAATGCTATCAGCATTGCTGTTTTTCACGGCGATTGCATCGATTGTTTGTACCCATGCTTGA
- the hemL gene encoding glutamate-1-semialdehyde aminomutase, with the protein MVSTTSFKTTKSEEIFAAAQNLMPGGVSSPVRAFKSVGGQPIVFDRVKGAYIWDVDGNKYIDYVGTWGPAICGHAHPEVIEALHQALEKGTSFGAPSVQENILAEMVIDAVPSIEVVRFVNSGTEACMSVLRLMRAFTGRDKIIKFEGCYHGHADMFLVKAGSGVATLGLPDSPGVPKSTTTTTLTAPYNDLEAVKTLFAENKDQIAGVILEPVVGNSGFIIPDAGFLEGLREITQENGSLLVFDEVMTGFRIAYGGAQEKFGVTPDLTTLGKVIGGGLPVGAYGGRKDIMSMVAPAGPMYQAGTLSGNPLAMTAGIKTLELLQRPGTYEQLEQITKKLADGLLKVAKDTGHEVYGGSISAMFGMFFTGNSVHNYDDAKKSDLNKFARFHRGMLEKGIYLAPSQFEAGFTSLAHTDNDIEQTLAAAKEVLADL; encoded by the coding sequence TTGGTTAGCACAACTTCCTTTAAAACTACTAAATCAGAAGAAATTTTTGCTGCTGCTCAAAATTTAATGCCTGGCGGTGTTAGCTCTCCTGTTAGAGCGTTTAAATCTGTTGGTGGACAACCAATTGTTTTTGACCGCGTTAAAGGAGCCTATATTTGGGATGTAGACGGTAATAAATATATCGATTATGTCGGAACTTGGGGACCAGCGATTTGCGGTCATGCACATCCCGAAGTAATTGAAGCTCTTCATCAAGCTTTAGAAAAAGGTACTAGCTTTGGCGCGCCTTCTGTACAAGAGAATATCTTGGCAGAAATGGTGATTGATGCAGTTCCTAGTATAGAGGTTGTTCGTTTCGTTAATTCTGGAACTGAAGCCTGTATGTCAGTATTGCGTCTAATGCGCGCATTTACTGGTAGAGATAAGATTATCAAATTTGAAGGATGCTACCACGGACACGCAGATATGTTCTTGGTTAAAGCTGGTTCTGGAGTAGCTACCCTCGGTTTACCAGATTCTCCTGGAGTACCCAAATCGACTACAACTACTACTTTGACTGCTCCTTATAACGATTTAGAAGCGGTTAAAACTTTATTTGCCGAAAATAAAGATCAAATTGCTGGGGTAATTTTGGAACCAGTAGTAGGTAATTCTGGTTTTATTATTCCCGATGCTGGATTTTTGGAAGGATTACGCGAAATAACTCAAGAAAATGGCTCATTACTAGTGTTTGATGAAGTCATGACTGGGTTTAGGATTGCTTATGGTGGCGCACAAGAAAAATTTGGTGTCACTCCTGATTTAACTACGTTAGGAAAAGTGATTGGTGGCGGTTTGCCAGTGGGTGCGTATGGTGGACGTAAGGATATTATGTCTATGGTTGCACCAGCAGGGCCAATGTATCAAGCAGGAACTCTTTCTGGTAATCCTTTAGCAATGACAGCAGGAATTAAAACCCTGGAATTGTTGCAAAGACCTGGAACTTACGAACAATTAGAGCAAATTACCAAAAAACTAGCTGATGGCTTACTTAAGGTTGCTAAAGACACAGGACATGAAGTCTATGGTGGTAGTATCAGTGCCATGTTCGGTATGTTCTTTACTGGTAATTCGGTTCATAACTACGATGATGCGAAAAAATCTGACCTGAATAAATTTGCTCGTTTTCATCGCGGGATGTTAGAAAAAGGGATTTATCTTGCTCCTTCTCAATTTGAAGCAGGGTTTACTTCTTTGGCTCATACAGACAATGATATTGAGCAAACTTTGGCAGCAGCTAAAGAGGTTTTGGCTGATTTGTAA
- a CDS encoding short-chain dehydrogenase/reductase SDR, translated as MEGKQVLLTGGTGGLGLGVTPAILAHQARLTISYVEDISVEKLREQLSFADFERIRFVKTDLSNEASVKRLINDLGRVDVLIHLVGGFVIGKTHEFEVSGWQKCLDLNLTTTFLVCKYCLQKMRHYNYGRIVTIGSRGAVQPAANLSAYCAAKAGVVALTKAIAQETKDFNITANVILPSVIDTPANRKAMGESQADNWVKPESLAEVICFLASESAGELRGAAIEVYGKV; from the coding sequence ATGGAAGGTAAGCAAGTTTTGTTGACAGGAGGTACTGGTGGACTAGGGTTAGGTGTTACACCAGCCATCTTAGCTCATCAAGCTAGATTGACAATCTCTTATGTAGAAGACATTAGTGTAGAAAAATTACGAGAACAATTGTCTTTTGCTGATTTTGAACGTATTCGTTTTGTTAAAACAGATTTAAGCAATGAAGCTTCAGTAAAAAGATTAATTAATGATTTAGGAAGAGTCGATGTTTTGATTCATTTAGTTGGGGGTTTTGTAATCGGAAAAACTCATGAGTTTGAGGTGAGTGGATGGCAAAAATGTTTGGATTTAAATTTAACCACAACTTTTTTAGTTTGTAAGTATTGTTTACAAAAAATGCGTCATTATAATTATGGTAGGATTGTGACAATTGGTTCAAGAGGCGCAGTGCAACCTGCTGCTAATCTATCTGCTTATTGTGCAGCTAAAGCAGGAGTAGTAGCTTTAACTAAAGCGATCGCTCAAGAAACTAAAGATTTTAATATTACTGCTAATGTGATACTTCCTAGTGTGATTGATACTCCCGCCAATCGCAAGGCGATGGGAGAGAGTCAGGCAGATAATTGGGTTAAACCAGAGTCATTAGCAGAGGTAATTTGTTTTTTGGCTTCCGAGTCAGCAGGAGAGCTTCGTGGTGCTGCTATTGAAGTTTATGGAAAAGTTTGA
- a CDS encoding serine/threonine protein kinase gives MVILTLLEPQTNQPTQQWQFLHQSVIRIGRSQNNDIVLQGYFQVSRQHLELVQEEEHWRLISRGTNGTFVNHILVSEQLLQSNDLIRLAENGPLFRFELESAAESSKPETQSPNQAVSPNPCTHQGNSPDSIFCMRCGQPLVDHTHFIGPYQVLRTLGKGGMGITYLVWDKNKTIKGAPLLLVLKEMNADMARIAKARELFEREARILKSLNHPGIPKYYDFFVEKDRKYLVMELIHGHNLEQLVYQRGALTSEQAIKWMIQVCDILTYLHNLQPPLVHRDVKPANLILRNLDNRLMLLDFGAVKELGTSLDTRIGVEGYSAPEQYRGKPCPQSDIYGVGTTIIFLLTGKTPMQYFRYQSNKYEFDVASIPNLTPKLSQLLEKACQPDYRDRYQTAQSLSEALADCI, from the coding sequence ATGGTCATCCTTACGCTTTTAGAACCACAGACAAATCAACCTACACAACAGTGGCAATTTCTCCATCAGTCAGTCATTCGGATTGGTCGTTCCCAAAACAATGACATTGTACTTCAGGGGTATTTTCAAGTCTCACGACAGCATTTGGAGTTAGTCCAGGAAGAGGAGCATTGGCGATTGATTAGTAGAGGTACTAATGGTACTTTTGTGAATCATATCTTAGTTTCTGAACAATTACTCCAATCTAACGACTTAATTCGTTTAGCAGAAAATGGACCTTTATTTAGATTTGAATTAGAATCTGCTGCGGAATCGAGCAAGCCAGAAACTCAATCGCCAAATCAAGCCGTATCGCCCAATCCTTGTACTCACCAAGGAAATTCCCCAGATAGTATCTTTTGCATGCGCTGTGGTCAACCTTTAGTCGATCACACACATTTTATCGGGCCTTACCAGGTGCTAAGAACTTTAGGCAAAGGAGGAATGGGAATTACCTATTTGGTTTGGGACAAAAACAAAACTATTAAAGGAGCTCCTTTATTACTAGTTCTGAAAGAAATGAATGCAGACATGGCACGAATTGCTAAAGCAAGAGAACTATTTGAACGAGAAGCTCGCATCCTTAAGTCCCTAAATCATCCTGGCATCCCCAAATATTATGATTTTTTTGTGGAGAAAGACCGCAAATATTTAGTTATGGAATTGATCCACGGTCATAACTTAGAACAATTGGTTTATCAAAGAGGAGCTTTAACTTCGGAACAAGCAATTAAATGGATGATTCAAGTTTGCGATATTTTGACCTATTTGCACAATTTGCAACCTCCCTTAGTCCACCGAGATGTCAAACCTGCCAATTTAATCCTACGCAATCTTGATAATCGTTTAATGTTACTAGATTTTGGCGCAGTTAAAGAGTTAGGCACCTCTTTAGATACACGCATTGGTGTAGAAGGCTACAGCGCACCCGAACAATATCGAGGTAAACCTTGCCCCCAATCAGATATTTATGGAGTTGGTACAACTATTATTTTTTTGCTAACAGGAAAAACTCCGATGCAGTATTTTCGTTATCAAAGTAATAAGTATGAATTTGATGTGGCTAGCATTCCTAACTTAACTCCAAAACTCAGCCAATTACTGGAAAAAGCTTGTCAGCCAGATTACCGCGATCGCTATCAAACAGCTCAAAGCCTATCAGAAGCACTGGCAGACTGCATCTAA
- a CDS encoding peptidase S8 and S53 subtilisin kexin sedolisin produces the protein MTRLGWLTSSFIVFGLISPVVALESSVGDFGIDARRLHQTPYNLLGRKIGIGQVEIGRPGKFGLDKSGAKDAAIAPKGVFYRNVLASSNSNVDNHAIMVAGVMISKDKQLPGVAPEAKLYASAVGSLKDGGQAQECLATQHIAKQNGGDVRAINFSFGESLERDPRENAKLDGKALLTKCIDWSARVHNTLYVIAGNQGTGGIPIPTDNFNGITTAYTTKRKGIFTKVDFANLSDLPVGIGRSIIKKEINIGQRRAISLLAPGSNILVHNQQGEIEKVSGTSFAAPHITASVALLQEYGDRSLNQAVPNWSLVSRRHEVMKAVLLNSADKLRDRGDGLLLGMKRTTIGEKNTNWLQSDAYTNPRIPLDIQMGTGHLNAFRAYQQFSAGQFTPDQVVPARGWDYRTVAVKSNRDYVLAKPLVKDSYVSITLAWDRLVELNDRNNNQKFDVGENFRDRSLNNLDLYLIPLNEESNLRNVCSSISSEDSVEHIFCKIPSSGRYKIRVYYRRQVNEPTQPYALAWWTVPKLDR, from the coding sequence ATGACACGACTAGGATGGCTAACTTCTAGTTTTATTGTTTTTGGCTTGATTTCGCCTGTTGTCGCGTTGGAAAGTTCGGTGGGAGATTTTGGAATCGATGCTCGTCGTTTACACCAAACTCCATATAATCTATTAGGTCGCAAAATTGGTATCGGTCAGGTAGAAATTGGTAGACCTGGAAAATTTGGTTTAGATAAAAGTGGTGCTAAAGATGCTGCGATCGCACCTAAGGGAGTTTTTTACCGCAACGTTTTAGCTAGTTCTAATAGTAATGTGGATAACCATGCGATCATGGTAGCAGGAGTCATGATTAGCAAGGATAAACAACTGCCAGGAGTGGCTCCTGAGGCAAAGTTATACGCTTCAGCAGTTGGTTCTCTTAAAGATGGTGGACAAGCCCAAGAATGTCTGGCTACTCAACACATTGCCAAACAAAATGGTGGAGATGTTCGAGCCATCAATTTTAGTTTTGGGGAGTCTTTAGAACGCGACCCTAGAGAAAACGCTAAATTAGATGGAAAAGCTTTACTCACAAAATGTATTGATTGGTCAGCCAGAGTTCATAATACTCTTTATGTCATTGCTGGTAACCAAGGGACGGGAGGAATTCCCATTCCTACGGATAATTTTAACGGGATAACTACTGCCTACACTACTAAACGTAAAGGAATTTTTACTAAGGTGGATTTTGCTAATCTTAGTGATTTACCTGTAGGAATTGGTCGTAGCATTATTAAAAAAGAAATTAATATTGGACAAAGACGTGCCATTAGTTTACTTGCACCTGGTAGTAATATTTTGGTGCATAATCAACAAGGAGAAATTGAGAAAGTAAGCGGGACAAGTTTTGCTGCGCCTCATATCACCGCTTCGGTAGCTTTATTACAAGAATACGGCGATCGCAGCCTGAATCAAGCTGTGCCAAACTGGAGTCTAGTTTCCCGTCGTCATGAAGTCATGAAAGCTGTCTTGCTGAATTCGGCAGATAAATTACGCGATCGCGGAGATGGATTATTATTAGGCATGAAACGAACTACCATTGGTGAAAAAAACACTAATTGGCTGCAATCAGATGCCTATACCAATCCTCGTATTCCTTTAGATATTCAAATGGGTACGGGACATCTGAATGCGTTCCGTGCTTATCAACAATTTAGTGCCGGACAATTTACTCCCGATCAAGTCGTTCCCGCAAGGGGTTGGGATTACCGTACTGTAGCAGTAAAATCTAATCGGGATTACGTTTTGGCGAAACCTTTAGTTAAAGATAGCTATGTTTCAATTACATTAGCCTGGGATCGCTTGGTCGAGTTAAATGACCGCAATAACAACCAAAAATTTGATGTAGGAGAAAATTTTCGCGATCGCAGTTTGAATAATCTTGACCTCTATCTGATCCCGCTAAATGAAGAGAGCAACCTGCGTAATGTTTGTTCTTCAATCAGTTCGGAAGATAGTGTTGAACATATTTTTTGTAAAATTCCCTCATCTGGACGTTATAAAATTCGGGTTTATTACCGTCGTCAAGTTAATGAACCTACTCAACCTTATGCCTTAGCTTGGTGGACTGTACCAAAATTAGATCGGTAA